A window of Bactrocera dorsalis isolate Fly_Bdor chromosome 4, ASM2337382v1, whole genome shotgun sequence genomic DNA:
aaattaaatcTGCCAGCTGAGATAGACTCTGCCGCAATGTCTGCCGATATACAGATAGTCAGCGTGATTGGCGCCAACGGTCAGCCACTGCCCATTCAAGGCAACAGTATCGGTTCGAATTGGAGTGCACCTGTGAAGCAGGAGCGCGCCGATGAAGCTGAAATCCAAGAGTTGGCTGCCAAAATGGTGGAAACACAAAAAGCAGCTTTGGccaaacagcagcaacaggcTGCGCAGCTGGCtacgcgacaacaacaacaattgggCGGCATGCAACCGGGCGCTCTAAACAATACCAACCAACCAAATATTATGAATTATTTAACACGCCAAAAGAACCTGCCAAACGGTACCAATCCCAATGCCAGCAATGGCAGTGGACGCAATGGTTCACAACAAAATGGTAACGGCAACAATGGTGATGTTAGCAGCGAAAAGAAAGCACCATGCGATGAAGAGTCTCAGAAGGGTCATTTTGGTTGGACTACATTTGGCAAAACATACATTCCCTACATTTATCGACAGCAGGAGAAGTACTGTTCGGTACGGAtgattgaaatgaaattattggGCAAATATCTTAATTGCTTACATCCGGATATTTACTCGAGTTGCACATGTGTGCGCAGCTATTACATTACAGAGGCGGAGGCGAGACTACTAATTGAAATCAATATAAAACACTGTGATGGTGAATTTGGACGAGACATATTCACTCAAAAGGATTTGGTGGTGCGGCTATCGGATGCAACCAAGTTTTATCAGTTCCTAGATATATGCTATCGCAAACTCATGTCTGGTAGCAAGTCACCTTCGGAGAAATGCGGTTTTATACGCATAAATAAGGAGTCTGTAGTACCGTATACGGTGCGCAACAACGAGCAAGTGGTGCCGCTTTTCTATTTCGAAGGCGAAACAGAGAATCTCAAACAAAAAGCCGACTATCTGTCTGGATGGGATCTGGCATATTTGAAGTTTTGTTGCAAAGTTCAGGGCATACGCAATGAATTGTTCTCCAGTGAAAATGTTGCAGTCATATCACTCACAGACATAAAAAGCTATTTTCCCAATGGCACCGAGTTTGAGGACTATTGGCCCAGCAAAGTTGTTGACTCAAATCTGCTGATTGGCAATCGGTCAAATGCTAATAATTCTGTTAATTGGACCCGCCAACCATCGCAGCCACCTCCGAAAGTTATGTCTCAATCCAgtttgttacaaaaacaaactgcTGCTGCAGCGGTTGCGGCACAGCAACAGATGCTGAAACGTGGCGCCAATGCTTATGCATCACAATCgccagcagcagcggcggcggctgCCGCAGCCGCGGccatccaacaacaacagcaacaacagtccAATCAACGGTTGCATCAGACAAACGCCACATTAGCGTCTGTGCAGGTGCGCAACATAAAATTCATTCAAATGACCTTTAAAAAACTAATTCGATCAAATCTTCGTATTTTTCTTTCATGTAACGTTTTTCGAAATGGTcttctaaaatgggttgcttctttGATGGgatttttctgaaaatgtttGCATATAGGCTTTGACAAACAGCTGGATGCAGCAACAACCGTTAATACATGCGCAAATGTTGGCATCACAGGTGAGAAATGAGAAAAGTCTATCTTTAGATAGACATATTCTTAAGCGTAATAGGATAAGGAAaagtataaaagtataaaacttTTGCTGATTTGATATaacttttaagtaaatttaccactattattgaaaataaaatacttttaattacaaaacattaatttttgggTTAGTTATTCCTTGCTCACAAGCTACAAAGTTAGTTCGGACGCACTGTTGCGCACAAAGCAAAGTCAGTGTAAGAAGTACAACAAACCCGCTTTAATCCAATGTCTGCTTACTAGTTCGAATGCCAGACTGCTTGCCTATATTTGGCCTACATTTGCTATTTCGGGTTTCTCTTTGTTGGCATATTTATTCTGATACTGCCACAATCAACGGAAAATGTTGCTTACCACCCGTCATTTCTTTTAAGCGTCttatatctatgtatacataattacatatacatataaaacctTGTATTTATAtgccaaattttaattaaagttgtTTACGTGGTTCTGACATTCCGGGCATATAAACGTGATACACCTTATTTATGTTTctaaatacatatgaatgtattatGTTGGGTACAATaggctttttaaaaattaatgtaatactttaaatattattaatattgcaaCTACATTTGTTGACAAATGTAATGCGaaccgaatttatttattttgataaaaaaaaccgACTgacatatacatttaaataaataaattgattttttatgaacgaatatatttattaacaaataataaatgaacGCTTAAATGTCATTTTCATTTAGGGTTGTCGGAATACGATTCATGTATAAGATATAATTTCTTGAATAAAgtactttttaaagaatttaaaaatttaggaaTCTGTGCATTTAAAACCGATGTGAAAGTTGAAACTTCtataatacttatatgtatgtatatgcggtAAACAGGTCACAcccttaaaaatacattttgtataCTTTCAGGCGCAACAGTCCCACCCAAATTCACGTGCTGCTCAGTATCAACGCAGTCCTATGGAGAATATCCTGCTGGGAAACCGGCCGGCCTATGCCTACAACAACCAAGCGATTTCTATGCAACCCGTGAATAGTCACAATCAAGCGAATGCACCGCCACCTTTGGTGCGTTCAGGCGCAGGTCAAAGCGCCAACCATATGTGAGTATGAATAGATGTTTTTATAGAACTACAAATATTACATTTATAACTCTTAAACTTTTTACtcaattcaaaagttttttaaaacttgtttgcaaaattattcaaagtcTATACAAGAGTTTTGACTGAAAGTTTATCTGTTCTAAAAGAAACTGTttacaaaaatgtgtttttcaaatttagttGTAATTCGTTTTTCGattactttatatttaaattctaaaCAAGAAGAAAACTGAATTTTCTTTCTGTTGGTGCATACGCGCTTCATTTTGTCAGTtatgttttttatgaaaagtatGCACCATAcagtaaatttgtatatgtttttgcttttttctacGTAAACAAATTTCCTTTTGAAGATTGTTTTAAATTTGGatacatatttgaaattgttttattacaaaaaatcggTGGTTGTGCACGCATTTAATTTAGTACTTTTCACCAAACAAAATTCGTTTTCCCCCTTCCTCTTATCGATATTGGgtttcttattgttgttatagatttttgaaaaaaaatttaagaaattatgcCATGCCATGAaactttatgcaaatatatatattccaaGTTTATTAGGTTAAATAAGCATTCAAATAtgctttgatttatttttacatcACATACCTTTTTTATGCCATACTATGAAGTTTGTGCTTTAATTTCCATCAAaagaaacacatatgtatgtatgtatgtgtgttattcGATCACCGTATTGTTTAACCATTTAGTTGAAacgcattttaaaataaattatcactCGCAAATAATAACTTAGGCAAAAGTAGTCAAAATATGTCGTTTCTAATTCATATATATTCACTAATGGCGCCATAAACTCTACTTTCAATTActttagtattattattacatGCATACGCAATCACTTGAGAATTTTCTACATTTAGATGCTTCTTTCTGAATAAAACTCGTTCATGCTATTTTGTACATTGTTGCAATTGTTAACTGTCAAAGTGATTGAGCAAGTTGGAGTAAAGGACAAAAGAAGTAGTGCCAACCTTGCGTGCACAGTGCTGCATTATGcggaaataaaagaattatggctgttatttttaaacaaaagttttctttaattttgcaCCTTTAagcaatataatttttcaaattaattgtgGTTTATTGCGATATAAATTGGAGTAGCGTGCAAAAAtgcttaaatgaatattttcaaattgccTTCTAAACATTGAAATCCATTTTATTCTCGTTTTCTGTAACAATTAATAGTATGTTTAAACTTTCgctttatgtatttaaaagcgTTTGCGCTTCTATTGAATTCTCAACACAAATCCTTtgcatgaatatattttttcctatgCATTTCTACATATGCTCACAGATTTTCcatttacaacttttttaaacttttgttaatattaaatgTCTTAATTGAATAGCTGGCATcgaatattaattatttgtatcTTAGTCACATTGATTTGTAGAATTTGTTGaagaacaaataattaaaatttatttttatgtttgatgAAATACCTTTCACTGTATATCAAGTAAtctaaaaaagtaattttaaaaaagaactacaacatttgaaaaacataaattttaataacaattaattaattttacaagtACCTGTACCATTAAATAGTCaaacataaatgtaaacaatcaaCCCAGTCTGCATCCCTCCCAACTTCACTTGTTCATTCGAATATTTGGCTCACTTGCTCTCACCTCTAGCTCTTTGTATTGAATCTAACAACATACCAATAATGTTCAGATATTTTTTACCCTAGATACATTATATATAATGCGtgtacaaaaacaacgaaaGTAGCGTCAATTAAAAAGTCAATGTGGTttaattaaaagagaaaataaatactCTGCTGGCAATAATTTGCTGTTGATAATCCattaaattgcttaaaaataataatttccgaaaatacataaaatatatactactgcgataaacttaaaaaatgcagttaaattaaaataattaagaacATCTTAAAATTGCATATCGCgttattatgaaaattactttaatttaaatcgaattgcaattaaatttggaaatgtacaattttgtaaataaaaaccattaaataaatgaataaacaaaCTATGCGCAACGCACAACGTACGTGAAACTGAcaaaaatattctatatataaTGTTTCTAGGTCAAATGTCGAGCAAACtatgctgcaacaacaaacacaacagcaacaacgacatTCTTCCACTTCCTCTTCCGCCTCCCCGCATGCGTCTGTCACTCATATCCAAAGCCCCTCACACCCTCTTTCACAGTTGCACGCTACCTCCGCCGCTGCGTCCAGTGCTGCCAATctgtacaattttaatttgccCTCCACTGCTGCTGATTTAGCCTTTTGGAATCAATTGACTCCATCACAACGTCTGTTGCTCACACAGCAAATCAAAAGTAATGGCACAGTGGCGGGTACTGCTGCTGCCTCAAGCGCTGAGCGTTCGAATAATAGCGGTATTAATATTAGTAAACCCCCTGCGTTTCCGATCTTTCCCTCGCTACCTTTGGATACTGATCTCAAAACTATGCTGGATTACAATCCACATAAGCATAGTAGCAAGAGCAGCACGTCCTCGAGTAGTTCGGCTAATGGACAGTTTATGAAACCAACGGTACCGCCTCTGATACCGGTGAGCAGCTCAGCGGATGTTTTAAACAAACGCAGTGCCACGGGTACAACTACCTCCTCCTCGCGTCATGCAAGTGCGTCGTCTACGTCGGCTGGTGCGACAGTACCTTTAAATTCAACGGCATCATTAGaagattttgaaaagaaattcaaaatgaCGGACGAAATGAAAGCTGTGGTACAGAAGGTACTTTCTAATCCCGACTTGTCCACTTTCATACAGACGAATTCGTCACAGAATTTTGTTCCTTTTATGTCGCCCCCCATATCGCCGGCGCCATCACTGTCCATTGTGCCCAATCCCAACGTAACCATTACGCCACATATACCCTCCCAATATGCACATTCACCGCACGCATCCTCTGCTGGCAGTGGTTGTGGACGTCAGAAAAGCGTCATTTGTTCGACGAGTGCAGCGCTTACTGTGCCCCCCTCACCTTCCACATCAAATTCCACTTCCACGCCTTCACCATCGCCAACGCGATTGCACGGCTCGTCCGGCGGTTCAGGCAGTGGTGCAAGTAAGAGTGGCGGCCATTACTCCTCCCAACACTATAATAGCCATCAACACCACCACTCCTCCCACCATCACCACAGTCAAAATCATCACCAGAATACGCCACCAATGGAAGTAATTGATTTATCTTCCCCCCGAAGGTCCGTTCAAGCTGCCTCCGCTTATCTACAACAGCAGCAAGAAGTGCACCAAGCAGCAGTTGCCGCAGTACAACAGCAACATCGCTTAGCTGCCGCTGCTCAACACCATGCGCAACAAAATGGTCGCGCGACAGGTGGCTCTTCGGCGAATGCGAACTCGGCGAGCATGCATTTGCAACGCCATGCTGCGATGGCCGCAGCTGCCGCCGCTAATAACGCGCAAAGACTGTCAATCATACCCGAAATGCAGCAGTACGAGCGCGCAGCCAGCAACATGGGCAATCAACCATATAAAGTACAGAAGGTTTACGTGGACAATCGGCTGGTACCTTGCATCAATATGAAGGCGTACAATGACTCCGATCAGCTGATGACGCTAACTGATTTTCAGAAGAACTTCTTCCCGCACGAATCCTTGGAAAACTGTAAAGTGCTGTTCGAGACATTAGGTGTAGAGCTGTACAAGGGCAATCGGTGAGTATTTAGAAATGACATATACACTTGCGGTCAATAAAAATGCACCACCACCTTTGTGGACTCTCTTCAGTTATATAACTTTAAACttggaagaaaaaaaattattagaacctaGTAGCTACTGATAAGTGAATACTTCTTATGGCGCGTTGGGCACTTTTGTGGGTGAGCATTTTCAGCCGTTCTCGCGACAGATGAGATTTTACACAGATATACTCCGCGTTtattcttataatatatgtatattatacgcGCTCTTTGCATGGGCATTCGACAGACgagattacatacatatatgtatactcagaGTGTATAGGTATGCTCATTTCAGCTAAGAATTAGAAATTAGCGGAAAGCCGGAAAAGTAGAAAAAcctgaaaaatcgaaaatacacTCATTTTATTAGAGAATTTCACTAGGGACGTGATTCGATGGTCGGAAAATCGCTAAAAATTATGGGAAAGCCGGAAAAGTAGGAACAcccgaaaaaatatatatgcgacGATTATAGCTTTAAAAAATTCtacgtttttatttttgattatagATTGAAAATGAATGCGGATGATTCAAATGATGCTCGAAAAAGAAAAACCTCGATAGATGAATCCACTTATGAGAATGaagtagaaaaaagaaaacaaaaaagaaaagaatatgATAATCGATACAGAGAGAAACACCCACATAAGTCAGACTTGGCGAAACAAGCGAACAAAGATTATTGTAAACGATACAGAGATAAACGAAGAACGTAAAATTTATTATCAACTCGAAATTAAGAACCAATGAGAGAAcaacttaataaataaattgcctCCTGTGACCTCATTTGAATTGTATTTGGTGGTGCCTTTTTATTGACCGCTagtgtagatatatatgtatatttatttatacaattcaatataataaatttcgctcatttttattaattaggcGACAACTTCAAGTACTAATGGAAAATGACCGCTCacataatgaaaatataccGTTGGTTCAAGTTCGCGACGTCATGAAATATATGAAGCAGTTATTGTTTATGACTCGAAACCAAGATCAGCCGCATTCTAAGCGGACACGCATAAGCTAGGAAATGGGTTGGGGAGCACaacatatacaacaacaacaacagcaacaacatcagcagcaacaagcTCAACAACAGCTTCAGCAACAATTGAAACACAAATCACCAACGTCGTCATCGTCGTCGGTGGCTGCTGCACAtcttcaacaacaacatcaacagcaaaacGCAGCCGCGGTCGCTGCAGCTATGCATGCACCACTTAGCACACATGCAGCTCCGTTGGCGCCACCACCACCTCATCCTCACACGCACCCGCATTCGCTTGATATGTTGTACTCCCAAAaccgccaacaacagcaacaactccATCACTATCACCaacatgcacaacaacaacagcaacaaccgctTTACCAACAGAGCAGCGTAGGCAGTAACAGCAGCACTGCTAGTCATGATCACGGCTTTGGTTCAAAAGGCGCTGGCAACAGttcatcaacaacaaaaaacaatggcAACGCTTCCAGTGGTGGCAGTAGTAGTAGCTCGTCACGACATTCTTCGGCAACTTCCAATACTGCTGCGCAACAGTTGGCTGCAGCAGCCGCAGCAGAAAGTGCAGCCGCTTATAACTTCCTGTGTGGTTCTGCTGCAGCagccgctgccgccgccgccacaATGCTAAGTCCACCACTAAGCGCCAACTCTACATTAGCCGCCGTCAATCCATTCGCCAACCCATTTGATTGGTTAGGCGCAAGCACTGCCACGGTGGACAAACAAATACGTCCTACTCCAGCTGAAAAGCAGGCGCGTGCGGTTGATGCCAGCCG
This region includes:
- the LOC105226151 gene encoding serine-rich adhesin for platelets produces the protein MSADIQIVSVIGANGQPLPIQGNSIGSNWSAPVKQERADEAEIQELAAKMVETQKAALAKQQQQAAQLATRQQQQLGGMQPGALNNTNQPNIMNYLTRQKNLPNGTNPNASNGSGRNGSQQNGNGNNGDVSSEKKAPCDEESQKGHFGWTTFGKTYIPYIYRQQEKYCSVRMIEMKLLGKYLNCLHPDIYSSCTCVRSYYITEAEARLLIEINIKHCDGEFGRDIFTQKDLVVRLSDATKFYQFLDICYRKLMSGSKSPSEKCGFIRINKESVVPYTVRNNEQVVPLFYFEGETENLKQKADYLSGWDLAYLKFCCKVQGIRNELFSSENVAVISLTDIKSYFPNGTEFEDYWPSKVVDSNLLIGNRSNANNSVNWTRQPSQPPPKVMSQSSLLQKQTAAAAVAAQQQMLKRGANAYASQSPAAAAAAAAAAAIQQQQQQQSNQRLHQTNATLASVQALTNSWMQQQPLIHAQMLASQAQQSHPNSRAAQYQRSPMENILLGNRPAYAYNNQAISMQPVNSHNQANAPPPLVRSGAGQSANHMSNVEQTMLQQQTQQQQRHSSTSSSASPHASVTHIQSPSHPLSQLHATSAAASSAANLYNFNLPSTAADLAFWNQLTPSQRLLLTQQIKSNGTVAGTAAASSAERSNNSGINISKPPAFPIFPSLPLDTDLKTMLDYNPHKHSSKSSTSSSSSANGQFMKPTVPPLIPVSSSADVLNKRSATGTTTSSSRHASASSTSAGATVPLNSTASLEDFEKKFKMTDEMKAVVQKVLSNPDLSTFIQTNSSQNFVPFMSPPISPAPSLSIVPNPNVTITPHIPSQYAHSPHASSAGSGCGRQKSVICSTSAALTVPPSPSTSNSTSTPSPSPTRLHGSSGGSGSGASKSGGHYSSQHYNSHQHHHSSHHHHSQNHHQNTPPMEVIDLSSPRRSVQAASAYLQQQQEVHQAAVAAVQQQHRLAAAAQHHAQQNGRATGGSSANANSASMHLQRHAAMAAAAAANNAQRLSIIPEMQQYERAASNMGNQPYKVQKVYVDNRLVPCINMKAYNDSDQLMTLTDFQKNFFPHESLENCKVLFETLGVELYKGNRRQLQVLMENDRSHNENIPLVQVRDVMKYMKQLLFMTRNQDQPHSKRTRIS
- the LOC105226190 gene encoding ecdysone-induced protein 74EF, coding for MGWGAQHIQQQQQQQHQQQQAQQQLQQQLKHKSPTSSSSSVAAAHLQQQHQQQNAAAVAAAMHAPLSTHAAPLAPPPPHPHTHPHSLDMLYSQNRQQQQQLHHYHQHAQQQQQQPLYQQSSVGSNSSTASHDHGFGSKGAGNSSSTTKNNGNASSGGSSSSSSRHSSATSNTAAQQLAAAAAAESAAAYNFLCGSAAAAAAAAATMLSPPLSANSTLAAVNPFANPFDWLGASTATVDKQIRPTPAEKQARAVDASRYNRASQQQTQPQQNNSASAATPTSTSAAAAAAAAANDFMSLFSAAAAAAAAGEHASSHRSSSNASAASVASSTSSTAAANASSNAHKLTTAAAASSAALAAAHASSLFSPPTAAAANAYHLQPPSAAVAAAAVAAGTHGLPSPTIYPPTPPPSTPWIHPWYAGGETF